DNA sequence from the Thermodesulfovibrionia bacterium genome:
AATGGCAACGATATGACTGACATTACGATATATCAAACTGAAAATGGTGAGGTGGAAGTCCGGCTGGACAACGACACGGTCTGGCTGCGGCAGGAGCAGATGAGCCAGCTTTTCGGGCGGGAGCGCTCGGTCATCACCAAGCACCTGCGCAATGTCTTTGCCGAGGGGGAACTTGAGGCTGGTTCAGTATGTGCAAAATTTGCACGTACTGCCGCAGACGGGAAAACCTATCAGGTCGAGCACTACAACCTCGACGTCATCATCTCGGTCGGCTACCGGGTGAAATCCCAGCAGGGCACCCGTTTCCGCCAGTGGGCCACCCGCCTCCTGCGCGAACATCTTACCAAGGGTTACACTCTAAACCGCCAACGCTTTGAAATAAACGCCCGCGAGCTGGAAGCTGCTATGCAATTAGTGAAGAAGGCTGCACAAAGCCCGGAATTGCAGGCAGATACCGGACGAGGGCTGGTCGATATTGTCACACGTTACGCGCAGACCTTCTTGCTGCTGCAACGCTATGACGAAGGTTTGCTAACCGAACCGCCTGCACAGGCTGGGGGGACACTGCTAACGCTGAACGAGGCACGCTTGGCTCTGTCGGGTCTGAAGGCCGACCTGATGGCAAGGGGCGATGCCTCTGATCTCTTCGCCAAAGAGCGGGAAGAGGCATTTGAGGCTCTGCTCGGTAATTTGGATCAGACCGTATTCGGCGAACCGGCGTATCCCGGCATCGAAACCAAAGCAGCGCATCTGCTCTATTTTGTCATTAAAAATCATCCCTTCATAGATGGCAACAAGCGCAGTGGAGCTTTTCTGTTTGTCGATTTTCTCAATCGCAATAACCGGCTGCTTGGCAACAACGGCGTGCCGGTCATTAACGATATGGGACTGGCAGCTCTGGCATTGCTGGTTGCAGAATCTGATCCCAAGCATAAGGATACAATGATCCGACTGGTGATGAATATGCTGGTTCCAGAGATCTCTTGATGAATGAAGCCGAGACCCAACGCCTCGAATCCATCTACCAGCAGAAGCTCGCCGCATTTGATGCGCTGAAAAAAACGCTGCTGTATCAGGCCTTCAGTGGTGAGCTAAAGGGCAATTACAGTTCATAACCGTGAAAAAGCTATAATAAACCGATATTTTTCACGGTTATGTTGACAAAAGAGTGAAAAAGAATATACTTTAGACTATGGCAAAAGTATTACATGTATTTAATACAATCAGCCGTCTCAGGGAGCGGTATTATGCTGCGTCTGCCGGGAAACAATCGCTTATAAAATTATTGAGCGAAGCAGAGGTCGCCGAGCAGGTGTATAACTCTAATGCCATCGAGAATAGCACTCTTACTCTTGAAGAAACAGAGAAGATCCTTTTACAAATAAACCTGGACAGATACATAACCGAGAGAGAGATCTTTGAAGCCAAAAATCTTGCGCGTGTAGTTTCATATATCGATACAAAAGCTAAAGAACAAGAGCTGACTCTTGAGATTATGCTGTCGCTTCACAAAATGCTTATAGCTAATATCCGGGATGATATCGCCGGAAGGTTTCGCAATGACGGCGAGTGGGTTCGGGTTGCCAGCCACATTGCGCCGGACCCAAAAGAAGTAGTAGAAAGACTGGAAAAAATGCTTGCGAGGTATAATGCTGACAGCCATGAAAATATTATAAAACGCATCGCGCTGCTGCATCTTACTTTTGAACACACACACCCGTTTGTTGATGGCAACGGTCGTATCGGAAGAGTGCTGAATAATTATCTGCTTATACGGGAAGGTTTTGTGCCGGTGAATATTAAGTTCATTGACAGGAAAATGTATTACGAGGCGTTTAAGGAATTTGACGATAAAGGCACGGCAAAGATCATGGAGGAAATAGTCGGCAAAGCGCTTACGAATAGTTATCACAAGAGGCTTGCGTATCTGGAAGGCGCGCGGATCATGACGCTTGTTGAATATGCAAAAAAGTATAAAGCATCACACTCTAATTTGATAAATAAGGCAAACCGCCAAACTATAGAAGCCTTTCTTGAAAAAGGCGTTTGGAAGATTGGTGTAAAGCATAAGCAAAAATAATCCATGAATGAAGCCGAGACAAGAGCCGAACATATTGGCCCCACGCTGAAGGCCGCAGGCTGAGGTGTTGTCGAGGGCAGCCGCATTCGGCGCGAATATCCGATCACTCTTGGCCTGTTTTATAATTCAGAAAACCA
Encoded proteins:
- a CDS encoding virulence protein RhuM/Fic/DOC family protein, which produces MTDITIYQTENGEVEVRLDNDTVWLRQEQMSQLFGRERSVITKHLRNVFAEGELEAGSVCAKFARTAADGKTYQVEHYNLDVIISVGYRVKSQQGTRFRQWATRLLREHLTKGYTLNRQRFEINARELEAAMQLVKKAAQSPELQADTGRGLVDIVTRYAQTFLLLQRYDEGLLTEPPAQAGGTLLTLNEARLALSGLKADLMARGDASDLFAKEREEAFEALLGNLDQTVFGEPAYPGIETKAAHLLYFVIKNHPFIDGNKRSGAFLFVDFLNRNNRLLGNNGVPVINDMGLAALALLVAESDPKHKDTMIRLVMNMLVPEIS
- a CDS encoding Fic family protein — its product is MAKVLHVFNTISRLRERYYAASAGKQSLIKLLSEAEVAEQVYNSNAIENSTLTLEETEKILLQINLDRYITEREIFEAKNLARVVSYIDTKAKEQELTLEIMLSLHKMLIANIRDDIAGRFRNDGEWVRVASHIAPDPKEVVERLEKMLARYNADSHENIIKRIALLHLTFEHTHPFVDGNGRIGRVLNNYLLIREGFVPVNIKFIDRKMYYEAFKEFDDKGTAKIMEEIVGKALTNSYHKRLAYLEGARIMTLVEYAKKYKASHSNLINKANRQTIEAFLEKGVWKIGVKHKQK